One genomic segment of Mangifera indica cultivar Alphonso chromosome 6, CATAS_Mindica_2.1, whole genome shotgun sequence includes these proteins:
- the LOC123218837 gene encoding polyadenylate-binding protein RBP45-like, translating into MMQPTPPAPPLQQVPHQYQYLQQPPQQPPPYMMMQPQPPPMWAPPQYGQQQQAAPSGEIRTLWIGDLQYWMDENYISTCFAHSGEVASVKVIRNKQTGLIEGYGFVEFVTRAAAERVLQTYNGTPMPNGEQNFRLNWASFSAGERRDETSDFTIFVGDLAADVTDYMLQETFRGRYPSVKGAKVVIDRLTGRSKGYGFVRFSDESEQLRAMSEMNGAFCSTRPMRIGPATNKKTVAGQQQYPKASYQNFQGTQSDDDPNNTTVFVGNLDSVVTDDHLRELFSPYGQLVHVKIPAGKRCGFVQFADRSCAEEALRILNGTQLGGQNIRLSWGRSPSNKQVQPDQNQWGGGYYGYAQGYDNYAYAAPQDPNMYYGGYPGYGNYQQPQQQQQQQLG; encoded by the exons ATGATGCAGCCAACTCCACCTGCGCCGCCACTGCAGCAGGTGCCCCATCAGTATCAATATCTACAACAGCCACCGCAACAGCCTCCTCCTTATATGATGATGCAGCCTCAGCCTCCACCAATGTGGGCTCCACCTCAGTATGGCCAACAACAACAGGCAGCTCCATCCGGGGAGATCCGGACTCTGTGGATCGGAGACTTGCAGTATTGGATGGACGAGAACTATATCTCTACCTGTTTCGCTCATTCAGGCGAG GTTGCTTCTGTAAAAGTTATTCGTAATAAGCAGACTGGTCTAATTGAGGGTTATGGCTTTGTTGAGTTCGTTACACGTGCTGCTGCTGAAAGAGTTTTGCAGACCTATAACGGTACCCCAATGCCAAATGGTGAGCAGAACTTCAGACTGAATTGGGCTTCTTTCAGTGCTGGTGAGAGGCGAGATGAGACCTCTGATTTCACAATATTTGTTGGAGACTTGGCTGCCGATGTTACTGACTACATGCTCCAAGAGACCTTCAGGGGCCGCTATCCCAGTGTTAAGGGTGCCAAGGTTGTGATCGATAGGCTTACCGGACGCAGCAAGGGCTATGGGTTTGTTAGATTTAGTGATGAAAGTGAACAGTTACGAGCAATGAGTGAGATGAATGGTGCCTTCTGTTCAACTAGGCCTATGAGAATTGGGCCAGCCACTAATAAGAAGACTGTGGCTGGTCAACAGCAGTATCCTAAAG CTTCATATCAGAACTTTCAGGGGACTCAAAGTGATGACGATCCAAATAATACGACT GTGTTTGTTGGTAATCTGGATTCTGTTGTGACGGATGACCATTTGAGAGAACTTTTCAGTCCATACGGGCAATTAGTGCATGTGAAAATACCAGCTGGCAAGCGATGTGGGTTTGTTCAATTTGCTGACAG AAGCTGTGCAGAGGAAGCATTGAGAATACTGAATGGAACTCAGCTGGGTGGGCAAAATATACGCCTTTCGTGGGGACGCAGTCCTTCAAACAAACAG GTTCAGCCTGACCAAAACCAGTGGGGTGGTGGATACTATGGATATGCACAAGGTTATGATAATTATGCATATGCTGCACCGCAAGACCCAAACATGTACTATGGAGGTTATCCTGGATATGGAAATTATCAGCAGCCCCAGCAACAACAGCAGCAGCAATTAGGATAA